In Melopsittacus undulatus isolate bMelUnd1 chromosome 20, bMelUnd1.mat.Z, whole genome shotgun sequence, a genomic segment contains:
- the LOC117437283 gene encoding lens fiber membrane intrinsic protein: protein MPAGGGLLCGASGLGLLLAATATSSWLQRRVPGGTASIGLWSVCGGGHCGPHPGTPALWEATRVLMLLSVLMATAGLAMGLCAMAGTAWRVRVRAAGATLLLAGMWGQAWGGHGALGTVPKAATGLLALLGLGLYTAGTPRMLGPARAAWRFSWSYILGWVAAALISSAGLFHLCAAHKDPSPESSEEESA, encoded by the exons ATGCCAGCGGGGGGGGGGCTGCTCTGTGGGGCCAGcggcctggggctgctcctggctGCCACCGCCAccagctcctggctgcagcGCCGGGTGCCTGGTGGCACTGCCAGCATCGGGTTGTGGAGCGTCTGCGGCGGGGGACACTGCGGCCCCCACCCTGGCACCCCCG CTCTATGGGAGGCCACGCGGGTGCTGATGCTGCTCTCGGTGCTCATGGCCACTGCCGGCCTTGCCATGGGGCTCTGTGCCATGGCCGGCACTGCCTGGCGAGTGCGCGTCCGTGCAGCCGGTgccaccctgctcctggctggtaTGTGGGGACAGGcatggggggggcatggggcTTTGGGGACCGTCCCCAAGGCAGCCACTG GGCTGCTGGCActcctggggctggggctgtacACGGCCGGCACCCCAAGGATGCTGGGGCCGGCCCGAGCTGCCTGGCGCTTCTCCTGGTCCTACATCCTGGGCTGGGTGGCTGCTGCCCTCATCAGCTCTGCAG GGCTTTTCCACCTCTGTGCTGCCCACAAGGACCCTTCTCCAGAGAGCTCTGAAGAGGAGAGTGCCTGA